A region of Argentina anserina chromosome 5, drPotAnse1.1, whole genome shotgun sequence DNA encodes the following proteins:
- the LOC126794427 gene encoding protein SMALL AUXIN UP-REGULATED RNA 51-like — MAAAKAMRKVEKIRQIVRLKQIMIRWKLASLRLGGPALSYIDDTDNTAFARRTPSGFLAVYVGPERRRFVIPARFVNLPVFVGLLEKTAEEFGFETTGGLVLPCEVSFFKDVLKFLEKDERRFGKLSLDGFLKMVTDAGFDSCKAARAAGSSFTPLLQEARV; from the coding sequence ATGGCGGCCGCAAAAGCGATGAGAAAGGTAGAGAAGATCCGCCAGATTGTTCGCCTTAAGCAAATCATGATCCGGTGGAAGCTGGCCAGCCTCCGCCTCGGCGGACCCGCTCTATCGTACATCGACGATACCGATAACACCGCCTTCGCCCGCCGCACCCCCTCCGGATTCTTGGCCGTCTACGTCGGACCGGAGCGCAGGCGCTTCGTCATTCCCGCCCGGTTCGTCAACCTCCCGGTGTTCGTCGGCCTGCTGGAAAAGACCGCGGAGGAGTTCGGGTTCGAAACCACCGGCGGCCTCGTCTTGCCTTGCGAGGTTTCGTTTTTCAAGGACGTCCTGAAGTTTCTGGAGAAAGATGAGAGAAGGTTCGGGAAGTTGTCGCTTGATGGATTCTTGAAGATGGTGACTGATGCGGGATTTGATTCTTGCAAGGCGGCGAGGGCGGCCGGCTCATCATTCACTCCGCTCCTGCAGGAAGCTAGGGTTTGA